In Castor canadensis chromosome 11, mCasCan1.hap1v2, whole genome shotgun sequence, a single genomic region encodes these proteins:
- the Cox20 gene encoding cytochrome c oxidase assembly protein COX20, mitochondrial, producing the protein MAAAPEPGDAGKGKTFKLLGILDVENIPCARDSLLYGSLGSVVAGLGHFLLTSRIRRSCDVGVGGFILVTLGCWLHCRYNYAKQRIQERIAREGIKNKILYESTHLDPERKQANSNSSS; encoded by the exons ATGGCCGCCGCGCCGGAGCCCGGCGACGCCGGGAAGGGGAAG ACCTTCAAGCTCCTAGGAATTTTAGATGTTGAGAACATTCCCTGTGCGCGGGACTCACTATTGTATGGCTCACTAGGATCTGTGGTGGCTGGACTTGGACATTTTTTGTTAACCA GTAGAATTAGAAGATCATGTGATGTTGGAGTAGGAGGATTTATCTTGGTGACTTTAGGATGCTG gcTCCATTGTAGGTATAACTATGCAAAGCAAAGGATCCAGGAAAGAATTGCCAgagaaggaattaaaaataagattttatatgAAAGCACCCACCTTGATCCTGAAAGGAAACAAGccaacagcaacagcagcagctga